The genomic DNA TTGCTGATTCTGCACTTGTAATCGGTGTTATCTTATTCATGATTTATATGTTTCTGGAAGAGCGGAAATTAAAGGAGAAAACACATGGAAAAAAAGGAACACACCATTCATGAACATGAAGCTGGTGAAAGAATAGATAAAGTATTATCAACACTTAATAATGAATGGTCTAGAACCCAAGTTCAACAATGGGTCAAAGAAGGAAATGTTCTTGTTAACGGAGAAAAAGTAAAACCGAATTATAAATGCATCCTTAACGATAAAATGATCATTCATATTGAAGAGGATGAAGAGCTTAAAGTCATTCCTGAAAAAATGAATCTAGATATTTATTTTGAAGATCAAGACTGTATTGTCGTGAATAAACCGAGAGGAATGGTTGTTCATCCTGCTCCTGGACATCCAAGAGGAACGCTCATTAACGGTGTTTTAGAACATTGTCACAGCTTATCAAACATAAACGACGGATTGCGGCCTGGAGTTGTTCATCGAATTGACAAGGACACTTCTGGTTTATTAATGATCGCTAAAACCGATTTTGCTCATGAAAAACTAGTAAAGCAGTTAATCGAAAAAACAGTCATCCGGAAGTATAAAGCAGTAGTCCATGGAGTGATTCCGCATGATTATGGAACGATTGACGCTCCTATTGGCAGAGATCCGAAAGATCGCCAAAGAATGGCTGTTATCGATGATGGAAAACATGCTGTCACTCATTTTGCAGTTTTAAAAAGGTTTAAGGAATTCACATTTGTTGAATGTCAATTAGAAACAGGCCGAACTCATCAAATCCGTGTTCATATGAAATATATTGGCTACCCTCTTGCAGGTGATCCGAAGTATGGACCGCGAAAAACATTATCAATCGAAGGTCAAGTTCTTCATGCAGGTATATTAGGATTCCACCATCCGAGGACAGGAGAGTATTTACAATTTGAGGCTCCACTTCCAAATGAGTTTCGACAGATTATTAAGATGCTTGAAAATAACTATTGACAGTTTGAATTCATTTAGATTAAGATAAACTATAGTCGAATAGTCCTTTAAAACAGTCCTGTGAGGCTGAGAAGGAAACGGGAATATGTTATTACTGTTATAGAACTCGTGAATCCTCTCACCTTGCTATGCGTGAGAGGTTTTTTTTTACCCGTTTCGTCATAAAAGAGAAAGGGTGAGGAAATGACACAAAAAGCAGTCCTTTTAGACGAACAAGCTATTCGCAGAGCATTAACTAGAATAGCTCATGAAATGATTGAACAAAATAAAGGAATAGACAAATTTGTTCTTGTCGGTATTCGTACAAGAGGAATTTACTTAGCTAAGCGATTAGCAGAGCGAATCGAGCAAATTGAAGGAAAAACGCTTCCTGTTGGCGAGTTAGATATAACGCTGTATCGCGATGATTTATCAACAAAAACAATTGATAAAGAACCGCTTGTAAAGGGTGCAGATCTTCCAGTAGATATTACTGATAAAAAGGTCATATTAGTAGATGATGTTTTATATACAGGCAGAACTGTTCGAGCCGCGATGGATGCTTTAATAGACTGTGGACGTCCTGCTGCAATTCAATTAGCAGTGTTAGTAGATCGAGGCCATCGTGAATTGCCAATTAGAGCTGATTATGTAGGAAAAAATATCCCAACCGCAAACTCAGAAAGAATTGTAGTTGAATTAATTGAAGTAGATCATATTGACCAAGTCACAATACATGAAAAAACTAAATAGCCCTTTTAAAAGCAGTCCAGAGAGGCTGACAAAGGGGAAACAGACAAAAGAGATCCAAAAAATACTTTTGTTATGTTTTTATACCCTCTTTGTGCCTAATTTAACGGCTGTAAAGAGGGTTTTATTTTTGGAAATCTCATGACATGATGGGGGAATAAAGATGTCACAAACAAAAAGTAAAACGAACGCTGTTTTAGATGTCCGTGATGTACCATCGTTAGGAAAATGGCTGACGTTAAGTATACAACATTTATTTGCTATGTTTGGAGCTACGGTGCTTGTGCCAATACTCGTTGATTTAAGCCCTGGTGTAGCTCTTATTTCAAGCGGACTTGGTACACTTGCCTATTTGCTCATTACGAAAGGAAGAATTCCAGCATACTTAGGTTCATCGTTCGCTTTCATTGCACCAATTATATTGGCAAAATCTATTGGAGGGCCAGAAGCTGCGATGATTGGCAGTTTTCTAGCTGGTATCATTTATGGAATAATCGCCCTCTTTATTAGTAAATTTGGTATTAATTGGCTTATGAAAATATTGCCTCCTGTTGTCGTCGGTCCAGTCATTATCGTCATCGGTTTAGGACTTGCCGGAACAGCAGTAAACATGGCAATGTATGAAAATCCAGGTGCACCAGTCAATGAACTAGTTTACAGTTCAACTCATTTTATGGTAGCACTTGCAACATTAGCAATTACGATTATAAGTGCGATTTTTCTTAGAGGATTTTTATCTTTAATCCCGGTTCTTGTCGGGATCGTTGCAGGCTATATAATTGCTTATTTTGCTGGAATAGTAGACTTAAGTATAGTTAAAAATGCTCAACTTTTTGAGATTCCAGACTTCGTCGTTCCGTTTGTACACTATACTCCGTCATTTTCTTGGGAAGTCGCACTTATTATGGTGCCTGTAGCCATTGTCACTCTTGCTGAACATATCGGCGATCAGATGGTATTAAGTAAAGTTGTCGGGAAAAACTTTATTCAAAATCCAGGTTTGCACCGTTCTATATTAGGAGATGGAGTTGCCACAATTATCGCTTCTTTTATTGGCGGACCTCCTAATACGACTTATGGAGAAAATATCGGGGTATTAGCCATTACACGAGTATTCAGTGTTTTTGTAATTGGCGGTGCAGCTGTTATCGCCATTTTATTCGGATTTATTGGAAAAATAACAGCATTAATTAGTACGATTCCTTCCGCAGTAATGGGTGGTGTTTCAATTCTATTATTTGGAATTATTGCTTCGAGTGGATTAAGAATGTTAATCGACAACAATGTTGATCTTGGGATTAAAAGGAATTTAATTATTTCGTCTGTCATTCTTGTGATTGGAGTAGGCGGGGCATTTATTCAAATTGGTGAACGTCTGTCATTATCGGGGATGGCTTTAGCAGCAATTGTTGGGATTATTTTAAACTTAATTTTGCCAGGTCGCAAAGACGGCTTTGGAACAGAAAATATTTTTGAAAAACCGGAACAAGATAATAATAAAACTATTGCTTAATATTCACCCTTTAAATAATAGTCCAGTGAGGCTATAAAGGGTGTTATGAGTAAAAACGGCAAACAAATTAGAATGTATTTCTTGCCTTTTTACAAACATGCATAACACCCTGATCATCCGATTTAGGGTGTTTTTTTAAAGGCAACAACAATTCGAAGGAGGCTTCTTGAAATGAGGCATTTGCTAACAACTTCTCAGCTGTCAGTAGATGAAATTCACGAAATATTAGCAGAAGCAAATAAAATTTCAACAGGTGAATTTCATAAACAAAAAAATCAAAGGTTTGTAGCAAATTTGTTCTTTGAACCAAGCACAAGAACAAAAAGCAGCTTTGAAATGGCAGAACGGAAACTTGGTTTAGAGGTCATTCCTTTTGAAGCAAGTACATCAAGCGTATTGAAAGGCGAGACTTTATATGATACGGCTAAAACGCTGGAAGCTATCGGAGTCGATGTACTCGTAATCCGCCAAAAAAAAGATCAATATTTTACTGAATTACAAGATCGAATCTCCATTCCAATCATTAATGCTGGAGATGGCTGTGGGCATCATCCTACGCAAACGTTATTAGATTTATTAACAATTCAGCAGGAATTTGGGAAATTTGAGCAATTAAAAATCTCAATTATCGGTGATATAAGACATAGCCGTGTTGCTCGTTCTAATGCCGACGCCCTTTTAAGACTTGGTGCAGACGTTGTGTTCTCAGGACCTGAAGAATGGTTTGATGATCATATAATCGGGAAAGGGCGCTATGAAACAATCGATGAAGCAATTTCAACATCAGATGTTGTCATGCTGCTTAGAATCCAACATGAACGCCACGAACATAAGGATAAAAGAAGTGCTAATGAGTATCATAAGCTCTACGGTTTAACAGTAGACAGGGAGAAGCAAATGAAACCTGGAAGTATTATTATGCACCCGGCACCTGTCAATAGGAATGTGGAAATTGCTGATAATCTTGTTGAATCAAAGCGTTCAAGAATATTTAAACAAATGGAAAATGGTGTATACGTCAGAATGGCTGTTTTAAATAAAGCATTAAAAACTGTTGAGGGAGGAAAGAAAGATGTCTCTAAAAATCATCAATGGTCAATTGCTTACTAGCAACAGGACCCTTAAAAAGGTGGACATTTTCATAGAAGATGGGGTGATCACTGAAATTAACGAATTCATCGATTCGATTGCTGACGAAATAATAGATGCAAAAGGCAGTTTACTTGCTCCAGGATTTATTGATGTTCATGTTCATCTTCGTGAGCCAGGCGGCGAGAAAAAAGAGACGATTGCAACTGGTACACTTGCCGCAGCAAAAGGAGGCTTTACTACTGTTGCAGCAATGCCAAATACAAGACCTGTTCCAGACTCGAAGGAGCAAATGGAGTGGCTTATTAACAGGATTAAAGAAACTGCAGTTATTCGTGTACTTCCATATGCTTCAATCACTGTTCGTGAGCTCGGAGAGGAATTAACGAATTTCAGTGATTTAAAAGCTGCAGGAGCGTTTGCTTTTACAGATGATGGTGTTGGTATTCAAGAAGCGGGAAAAATGCTTAAAGCAATGAAACAGGCAGCAGCTCTGAAAATGCCAATTGTAGCCCATTGTGAAGATAATAGTTTAATTAATAAAGGAGCAGTCCATGAAGGTGTTTTTTCAAAAAAGCATGGAATAAATGGGATTCCGTCTGTATGTGAGTCTGTGCATATTGCAAGAGATGTACTGCTTGCAGAAGCTGCTAATTGTCATTACCACGTCTGTCATATCAGTACGAAAGAATCTGTCAGAACAGTCCGCAATGCAAAGCGTGCTGGCATTCATGTTACTGCAGAAGTAACGCCTCATCATTTATTATTATGTGATGAAGATATTCCAGAATTAGATTCTAACTTTAAAATGAATCCGCCTCTAAGAGGAAAAGAAGATCGAAATGCCCTCATTGAAGGTTTGCTTGATGGAACAATAGATTTTATTGCAACAGATCATGCACCTCATACAGAAGAAGAAAAGGCAGAAGGAATGCTATTAGCACCTTTCGGAATAGTAGGCCTAGAAACAGC from Bacillus aquiflavi includes the following:
- a CDS encoding RluA family pseudouridine synthase: MEKKEHTIHEHEAGERIDKVLSTLNNEWSRTQVQQWVKEGNVLVNGEKVKPNYKCILNDKMIIHIEEDEELKVIPEKMNLDIYFEDQDCIVVNKPRGMVVHPAPGHPRGTLINGVLEHCHSLSNINDGLRPGVVHRIDKDTSGLLMIAKTDFAHEKLVKQLIEKTVIRKYKAVVHGVIPHDYGTIDAPIGRDPKDRQRMAVIDDGKHAVTHFAVLKRFKEFTFVECQLETGRTHQIRVHMKYIGYPLAGDPKYGPRKTLSIEGQVLHAGILGFHHPRTGEYLQFEAPLPNEFRQIIKMLENNY
- a CDS encoding solute carrier family 23 protein, with the translated sequence MSQTKSKTNAVLDVRDVPSLGKWLTLSIQHLFAMFGATVLVPILVDLSPGVALISSGLGTLAYLLITKGRIPAYLGSSFAFIAPIILAKSIGGPEAAMIGSFLAGIIYGIIALFISKFGINWLMKILPPVVVGPVIIVIGLGLAGTAVNMAMYENPGAPVNELVYSSTHFMVALATLAITIISAIFLRGFLSLIPVLVGIVAGYIIAYFAGIVDLSIVKNAQLFEIPDFVVPFVHYTPSFSWEVALIMVPVAIVTLAEHIGDQMVLSKVVGKNFIQNPGLHRSILGDGVATIIASFIGGPPNTTYGENIGVLAITRVFSVFVIGGAAVIAILFGFIGKITALISTIPSAVMGGVSILLFGIIASSGLRMLIDNNVDLGIKRNLIISSVILVIGVGGAFIQIGERLSLSGMALAAIVGIILNLILPGRKDGFGTENIFEKPEQDNNKTIA
- the pyrR gene encoding bifunctional pyr operon transcriptional regulator/uracil phosphoribosyltransferase PyrR, encoding MTQKAVLLDEQAIRRALTRIAHEMIEQNKGIDKFVLVGIRTRGIYLAKRLAERIEQIEGKTLPVGELDITLYRDDLSTKTIDKEPLVKGADLPVDITDKKVILVDDVLYTGRTVRAAMDALIDCGRPAAIQLAVLVDRGHRELPIRADYVGKNIPTANSERIVVELIEVDHIDQVTIHEKTK
- a CDS encoding aspartate carbamoyltransferase catalytic subunit yields the protein MRHLLTTSQLSVDEIHEILAEANKISTGEFHKQKNQRFVANLFFEPSTRTKSSFEMAERKLGLEVIPFEASTSSVLKGETLYDTAKTLEAIGVDVLVIRQKKDQYFTELQDRISIPIINAGDGCGHHPTQTLLDLLTIQQEFGKFEQLKISIIGDIRHSRVARSNADALLRLGADVVFSGPEEWFDDHIIGKGRYETIDEAISTSDVVMLLRIQHERHEHKDKRSANEYHKLYGLTVDREKQMKPGSIIMHPAPVNRNVEIADNLVESKRSRIFKQMENGVYVRMAVLNKALKTVEGGKKDVSKNHQWSIAY